The following are from one region of the Noviherbaspirillum sedimenti genome:
- a CDS encoding efflux RND transporter permease subunit, whose product MTDRIPPTSAQEFDKKSGNILERLVFNNRSSFVAICILLTIALGFFASKLTANASFDRMIPQDHPYIQNYFESRDKLGGLGNVLRIVVENTQGDIFDPNFLEITKRVNDELFLTPGVDRAWVKSIWMSSVRWTEATEEGFRGGSVMPDNFDGTAQSIEELKRNIRTAGLVGNLVGNDYKSIMIVVPLLENVNGQRLDYGALGERLETKIRNEFEPGGPAAKVRIHIVGFAKLVGDLIAGIQQMLTYFGIAILVTVTIILGYTRCLRSTVVVLACSLIAVLWLLGLIQLLGFELDPYSALVPFLVFAIGVSHGAQKMNGIMQDVGRGIPRYVAARFTFRRLFVAGLTALIADAAGFAVLMFIDIPVIRDLALIASIGVAILVLTNLLLLPVSLSYIGISPGAARRSLNNERKELGGSGFGVVWTLLDRFTTRRWAIGAIAVALLLTIVGYALSLNLKVGDLDPGAPELRPDSRYNRDTNYINGHYKISNDQFVVIVKTSPERCADFQVLKETENLTWALREVPGVTGTVALSDNVIKVVSGLQEGNPKWLSVSRNKMLTGGAVHWTLSDNPEMVDKDCSTIPVFAYLADHKAETLRNVLSTVERFAAEHNDKDLRFLLAAGPAGIEAVTNIVVERASRTMLFYVYAAVVLLCFITFRSWRAVVVAVIPLVVTSILCEALMAVLGIGVKVATLPVIALGVGIGVDYSLYLLSIQMDNQRAGMPLAVAYQQAIGFTGKVVALVGFTLAAGVITWAWSPIKFQADMGILLTFMFLWNMVGALVLIPALSYFLLNEKTAISNETTPQSAVPEEWRANVS is encoded by the coding sequence ATGACAGACCGGATCCCACCAACAAGTGCCCAAGAATTCGACAAAAAGTCAGGTAATATTCTCGAGCGGCTTGTCTTCAATAATCGATCCAGCTTCGTCGCCATCTGCATTCTTTTGACGATAGCGTTAGGATTTTTCGCTTCCAAGCTTACTGCGAACGCCAGCTTTGACCGAATGATTCCACAGGATCATCCCTATATCCAGAATTATTTCGAGAGCCGCGACAAGCTTGGAGGCTTAGGCAATGTTTTGCGCATTGTGGTGGAAAACACTCAAGGCGATATTTTTGATCCTAATTTTTTGGAAATAACGAAACGCGTTAACGACGAATTATTTCTTACGCCGGGCGTAGACCGCGCGTGGGTAAAGTCGATTTGGATGTCGAGCGTTCGGTGGACAGAAGCAACTGAGGAAGGGTTTCGAGGCGGCTCAGTGATGCCGGATAATTTTGACGGAACGGCGCAATCAATTGAGGAACTGAAGCGCAACATTCGTACGGCGGGACTAGTCGGAAATCTGGTTGGGAATGATTACAAGTCCATTATGATCGTTGTTCCTCTACTCGAAAATGTGAATGGCCAACGTCTCGATTATGGTGCGCTAGGGGAACGTCTCGAGACCAAGATCAGGAACGAGTTTGAACCGGGTGGGCCCGCCGCGAAAGTACGTATTCATATTGTTGGCTTTGCGAAGCTGGTTGGAGATCTAATCGCAGGGATCCAGCAAATGCTTACCTACTTCGGAATTGCCATTCTGGTTACCGTCACCATAATACTTGGCTACACTCGATGCCTGCGTAGCACAGTAGTCGTTCTGGCTTGCTCGCTTATTGCCGTGTTATGGCTGCTCGGCCTGATTCAACTGCTCGGATTTGAGCTGGACCCGTATTCAGCGTTGGTGCCATTTTTGGTTTTTGCTATCGGTGTCAGTCATGGCGCACAAAAAATGAACGGGATCATGCAGGATGTCGGTCGCGGTATCCCGCGCTATGTGGCGGCGCGTTTTACCTTTCGCCGTCTATTTGTCGCTGGCTTGACAGCCTTGATTGCCGATGCTGCGGGATTCGCAGTTCTAATGTTTATTGACATCCCTGTCATTCGCGATCTGGCGCTGATTGCCAGCATCGGTGTCGCAATATTAGTGCTTACAAATTTGTTGCTGCTGCCAGTCTCGCTTTCCTATATCGGAATCAGCCCAGGTGCCGCGCGGCGTAGCCTCAATAATGAACGCAAAGAGCTTGGAGGGAGTGGATTCGGGGTGGTATGGACGCTTCTGGACCGATTTACGACGCGACGCTGGGCAATTGGAGCCATTGCAGTTGCGCTGCTACTTACCATTGTTGGCTATGCCCTAAGTCTGAACCTTAAAGTCGGAGACCTTGACCCTGGCGCTCCGGAGCTACGGCCCGACTCTCGCTACAACCGTGATACTAATTACATCAATGGCCATTACAAGATATCGAATGATCAGTTCGTAGTGATCGTGAAGACGTCTCCGGAGAGATGTGCAGATTTCCAAGTGCTGAAAGAAACAGAAAATCTTACTTGGGCTCTTCGCGAGGTTCCCGGTGTTACGGGCACGGTTGCTTTGTCGGACAACGTCATCAAAGTCGTCAGTGGTCTTCAAGAGGGTAATCCAAAGTGGCTCAGTGTGTCTCGCAACAAAATGCTGACGGGTGGTGCCGTGCACTGGACATTGAGCGACAACCCAGAGATGGTGGATAAGGACTGCTCAACAATTCCGGTGTTTGCCTATCTCGCTGACCACAAGGCGGAAACACTGCGCAATGTGCTATCGACGGTAGAGCGCTTCGCCGCAGAGCATAATGACAAGGACCTTCGCTTCCTGCTTGCCGCCGGGCCAGCCGGAATTGAAGCGGTTACCAATATCGTTGTCGAGCGAGCTAGTCGTACCATGTTGTTCTACGTCTATGCTGCAGTCGTGCTTCTGTGTTTCATTACATTTCGCAGCTGGCGTGCGGTCGTAGTCGCAGTAATTCCACTCGTTGTCACATCCATATTGTGCGAGGCGCTAATGGCAGTGTTGGGTATCGGCGTGAAAGTGGCTACATTACCCGTGATTGCCTTGGGAGTTGGTATTGGTGTCGACTATTCACTCTATTTGCTTAGCATTCAGATGGACAATCAGCGGGCTGGGATGCCACTCGCAGTCGCGTATCAGCAGGCCATCGGATTTACCGGAAAAGTGGTTGCCCTGGTTGGGTTCACGCTCGCTGCCGGGGTCATCACATGGGCGTGGTCTCCGATTAAATTTCAAGCGGACATGGGAATTTTGTTAACTTTCATGTTTCTATGGAATATGGTTGGCGCATTAGTATTGATTCCGGCGCTGTCATATTTTCTCTTGAATGAGAAGACGGCAATCTCGAATGAGACTACGCCGCAGTCGGCTGTTCCTGAAGAGTGGAGGGCAAATGTGAGCTAG
- a CDS encoding WD40/YVTN/BNR-like repeat-containing protein — protein MKVSGIKTALGCVLFVGFVASAAADFKDPLERVSTLTPLAQRGRLLAVAQAGSNLVAVGPRGHILISRDAGQSWQQVQAPVSSDLVNVRFLNSKTGWAVGHDGIILNTTDGGLSWKKQFDGNQAAEIIRRHYGNLKASTKKIDGIADILRMGDEGADKPFFDILFVDDNEGFAVGAFNLAFHTKDGGKSWAPIIDRTGNPKGFHLYALAVSDGVLFLVGEQGLLRRWDRASERFVEMDSPYSGSYFGAVGDDKVLIVFGMRGNAFRSSDHGQSWTKLSVGALASITGASLLADILLISTQDGKLLISGDRGELFSEVTIATPMPSYFGVVRMSDEKAALVGSNGPAVVSIKHKYLKVVR, from the coding sequence ATGAAGGTTTCAGGTATTAAAACCGCGCTGGGATGCGTTCTATTCGTGGGCTTTGTTGCATCGGCAGCGGCTGACTTTAAGGATCCGTTGGAACGCGTGTCCACTTTGACACCGCTGGCACAACGCGGCCGCCTCCTTGCTGTTGCACAAGCCGGATCGAATTTGGTTGCAGTTGGGCCTCGAGGGCACATTCTCATTTCGCGTGACGCCGGCCAAAGCTGGCAGCAGGTGCAGGCTCCTGTGAGCTCCGACCTCGTCAACGTCCGTTTCCTCAATTCGAAGACCGGCTGGGCTGTGGGCCACGACGGCATTATCCTAAACACGACCGACGGTGGCCTAAGCTGGAAAAAGCAATTCGATGGCAATCAAGCCGCTGAGATCATTCGTCGCCACTACGGAAACTTGAAAGCAAGCACCAAAAAAATTGATGGTATAGCAGATATTCTGCGGATGGGTGATGAAGGTGCTGACAAGCCATTCTTCGATATCTTGTTCGTAGATGACAACGAGGGATTTGCCGTAGGAGCATTCAACCTCGCCTTTCACACCAAGGATGGTGGCAAGAGCTGGGCGCCAATAATTGACCGCACAGGAAATCCCAAAGGATTTCATTTGTATGCGTTGGCGGTCAGCGACGGAGTGTTATTCCTCGTCGGCGAACAAGGATTGCTGCGGCGGTGGGATCGGGCGAGTGAACGTTTTGTGGAAATGGATTCACCATATTCCGGCAGCTACTTCGGTGCCGTTGGGGATGATAAAGTATTAATTGTTTTCGGCATGCGCGGAAATGCCTTTCGCAGCAGTGATCATGGACAGTCGTGGACAAAACTTTCTGTCGGGGCCTTAGCATCGATTACTGGCGCGAGCCTCTTAGCCGACATCCTCCTAATATCAACCCAAGATGGCAAGCTACTGATAAGCGGCGACCGCGGAGAACTATTTTCGGAGGTGACGATTGCCACACCAATGCCTTCTTACTTCGGAGTAGTACGCATGTCGGATGAGAAAGCTGCGTTAGTTGGCAGCAATGGACCCGCCGTAGTCTCAATCAAGCATAAATATTTGAAGGTAGTTCGATGA
- a CDS encoding DUF1329 domain-containing protein, producing the protein MNLNIALIGLVACISVTGTARAAVSPDEMKKLGTTLTPWGAEKAANASGTIPAYTGGIIEMPPGFVKSNPGVRPDPFDKDKPLYRIDAKNAEQHNDKLTPGTLALIRKYPTFYVDVYPTHRSATYPSTVLENTVKNAERCALIADGDGLDTSKGCGFGLPFPIPKSGLEVMWNHAARYRGLSFVSKNFSTYYVKPSGEIVVTQRSNLYRELGLYDTRKNPPDTFGLVRLEYYSPARLNGQTTQYYDRVADSERRAWSYQPSTRRVRLAPDLAGDAPVSTVGGAMVYDEEQIFSGKRDRYNWKLVGKKEVLIPYNAYKLTNSDNSNACKGDAKLLPNHLKSECVRWEMHRVWHVQATLKEGKRHVYQKRDFFLDEDTFAAGIEENYDKSGSLYRVNINPGVPAYDLQAPGITDQYILDLVTGIYIWMSPEGGHVHYPALAPSSLTPESMTTHILKP; encoded by the coding sequence ATGAATTTGAACATCGCGTTGATTGGCCTGGTCGCTTGTATTTCCGTAACTGGCACGGCACGGGCTGCTGTTTCGCCTGATGAGATGAAAAAGCTCGGTACCACCTTGACGCCTTGGGGCGCCGAGAAGGCGGCAAATGCGTCTGGGACGATCCCTGCATACACGGGGGGCATTATCGAGATGCCACCGGGGTTCGTTAAGAGCAACCCGGGAGTAAGGCCCGATCCTTTTGATAAAGATAAGCCTCTGTACCGCATCGATGCAAAAAATGCTGAACAGCACAATGACAAACTCACCCCGGGAACGCTTGCACTGATTCGGAAATACCCGACTTTTTATGTTGACGTATATCCTACGCATCGGTCGGCCACTTACCCGTCCACGGTTCTTGAAAATACAGTAAAGAATGCAGAGAGATGCGCCCTCATCGCGGACGGCGACGGGCTAGACACCTCAAAAGGGTGCGGATTCGGCCTGCCGTTTCCGATCCCTAAATCTGGTCTTGAAGTAATGTGGAACCACGCCGCCCGCTATCGTGGTTTGTCCTTTGTGAGCAAAAATTTCTCAACTTACTATGTTAAGCCATCGGGTGAAATCGTTGTCACGCAGCGATCCAATCTGTACCGCGAACTGGGTCTGTATGACACACGTAAAAATCCGCCAGACACTTTCGGATTGGTCCGATTGGAGTATTACAGCCCAGCGCGTCTGAATGGTCAAACCACTCAGTATTACGACAGGGTTGCCGATAGCGAACGTCGGGCATGGTCTTATCAACCATCAACGCGTCGCGTCCGCTTGGCGCCGGATTTGGCAGGGGATGCACCGGTGAGTACAGTGGGCGGAGCGATGGTTTATGATGAAGAGCAAATCTTTTCCGGCAAGCGTGATCGCTACAACTGGAAGTTGGTCGGTAAGAAAGAAGTCCTTATCCCCTACAATGCATACAAGCTGACGAATTCTGACAATAGCAACGCATGCAAAGGGGACGCAAAGCTACTGCCGAACCACCTTAAGTCCGAATGCGTGCGTTGGGAAATGCACCGCGTTTGGCATGTGCAGGCCACCTTGAAAGAAGGGAAGCGGCATGTATATCAGAAGCGTGATTTCTTCCTGGATGAAGATACTTTCGCCGCTGGTATTGAAGAAAACTATGATAAGTCAGGCAGCCTTTACCGGGTAAACATTAACCCGGGTGTTCCTGCCTACGATCTTCAAGCTCCAGGAATCACTGATCAGTATATTCTTGATTTGGTCACGGGGATCTACATCTGGATGTCGCCAGAAGGTGGACACGTACACTATCCAGCACTTGCCCCGAGTTCATTGACGCCGGAATCAATGACGACGCATATTCTAAAACCGTAA
- a CDS encoding DUF1302 domain-containing protein, which produces MTINIGRKKYAEACMAAVFSFVAAHAYAIDIPSENPDISMQWGNTVRYNAGWRVENRDPVLARSPSNDEGTNSFNRGDMVTNRLDLLSEFDFSYRKQLGFRISGAAWADAAFHDDVRTGPTLASRGSYFNNQFSNFTKRYHKGLSGELLDAYVFSNFELGGMPGDVKIGRHSVLWGEAVFLTVNSISHSQAPTDGLKAVTNPGIDAKELAMPIGQISANLQATPELSLSAQYYFEWRPSRSPEGGTYLAGTDFLLNGPDRVSPAPGLFLRNGGNIEPSGRGDWGLAARWRPSWLDGTVGVYYRDFTEKNPSVSLNIPSRIYNPVYPKNIQLIGMSLSKNLGGISFGSEVSYRKNQPLVSSITDGNQEGARGNTWHLLANAVVAMAPNAIWNSATLIGELGYSRWDKVTTGQNYFLGCSQRPAGDQGAGTGCVTKDALQAMVRFTPQWLSVWPGWDVSGLASYSLGLKGNSAVANNGTKNGGSYSLGATFTYNQRHDFSISYNDYRATYEPTASGVTRVTNGTQRQDRGWVVLTYKGSF; this is translated from the coding sequence ATGACAATCAATATAGGACGTAAGAAGTATGCGGAGGCATGTATGGCTGCCGTATTTTCATTCGTCGCTGCGCATGCTTATGCAATAGACATTCCTAGCGAAAATCCGGATATCAGTATGCAGTGGGGAAATACCGTTCGCTACAATGCCGGATGGAGAGTTGAGAATCGCGATCCGGTTCTCGCTAGGAGTCCCAGCAATGATGAAGGGACAAACTCATTCAATCGCGGAGACATGGTCACTAATCGGCTCGACTTGCTAAGCGAGTTTGATTTCAGCTATCGAAAGCAATTGGGGTTTCGAATTAGCGGTGCGGCATGGGCTGACGCTGCATTCCATGATGATGTTAGAACCGGTCCCACCCTCGCATCGCGTGGAAGCTATTTCAATAATCAATTTTCAAACTTTACAAAGCGCTACCACAAAGGTCTCTCGGGCGAACTTCTCGACGCCTATGTGTTCAGTAACTTCGAGCTTGGCGGCATGCCAGGCGACGTTAAGATAGGTCGCCATTCGGTGTTGTGGGGGGAGGCTGTATTTTTGACGGTCAATAGCATCTCGCACAGTCAAGCGCCGACGGATGGGCTTAAGGCTGTAACGAACCCGGGTATCGACGCCAAGGAATTGGCGATGCCTATCGGACAGATTTCCGCGAACCTCCAGGCAACACCAGAGCTCAGCCTTTCAGCTCAATATTATTTCGAATGGCGCCCCTCACGGTCACCAGAAGGGGGAACCTATCTTGCTGGCACCGATTTTCTGTTGAACGGCCCAGACCGGGTGTCGCCTGCGCCCGGACTCTTTCTTAGGAACGGAGGAAATATAGAACCATCAGGAAGGGGCGACTGGGGCCTAGCCGCGCGGTGGCGTCCCTCGTGGTTAGACGGAACTGTCGGGGTTTATTACCGCGATTTTACTGAAAAAAATCCGAGCGTTAGCTTAAATATTCCCAGTAGGATCTACAACCCCGTGTACCCGAAGAACATCCAACTTATCGGTATGAGTCTTTCCAAGAATCTCGGCGGGATAAGCTTCGGAAGCGAGGTCAGCTATCGCAAGAACCAGCCGTTGGTAAGTTCCATTACGGATGGTAACCAGGAGGGGGCGCGCGGCAATACGTGGCACTTGCTGGCAAATGCAGTGGTTGCAATGGCGCCAAATGCGATTTGGAACAGTGCAACCCTAATTGGCGAACTGGGGTACAGCCGCTGGGATAAGGTAACGACCGGCCAAAATTATTTTCTCGGGTGCAGCCAAAGACCGGCAGGTGATCAAGGCGCAGGTACTGGTTGCGTCACAAAGGATGCACTGCAGGCTATGGTCCGCTTTACACCCCAGTGGTTGTCAGTGTGGCCGGGTTGGGATGTCAGTGGTCTGGCAAGCTATAGCCTCGGCTTGAAAGGCAATTCGGCCGTGGCAAACAATGGCACCAAAAATGGGGGGAGTTATAGTTTGGGAGCTACTTTCACCTATAACCAGCGGCATGACTTCTCAATTTCTTACAATGATTACCGAGCTACCTATGAACCGACGGCATCTGGCGTCACCCGTGTGACGAATGGCACTCAACGTCAGGATCGTGGCTGGGTCGTGCTGACCTACAAGGGATCGTTCTAA
- a CDS encoding long-chain-fatty-acid--CoA ligase, translating into MDYRAAFNRGITLYPERDVLVDGDRRFTWKQWGERQHRLGNALLGLGLKKGDRVGVVLKNCAECFDAFAAGAKTGIVVVPINYRLNPDAICTIIADAECRALLVHTEFAATVQEMSARLPALEAVIAVGGAVDGLLDYESLLASASSAEPQAVHADDDLAVVIYTTGTTGDPKGAMATRRSMIMRMCCIAIEMQFGPEDRYLNSLPIFHVAGIIALGALFRCATNIILKDFIPLEFCRTVQQEKVTKAFLAPAVLNVVLNFDKVNEYDLSSLSRLLYGASPMPQEVLRRTIKVLPHCDMIQAFGASECFTIVFLSPGDHREALTGAGRVAGRLNSAGRQASLSEVRVVRDDGTNVIPGEVGEVIARSGQVMAGYLNKPKETAEAIRDGWYYTRDLATVDEDGYIYIVDRKSHMIITGGENVYPAQIENALFDHPKIANVAVIGVPDSKWGEVVKAFIVCKPGEKLTEREVIEFCAPRMASYAKPKSVEFLDSLPVTATGKLNKLELKKKYWAGSAKMIG; encoded by the coding sequence ATGGACTATCGCGCAGCATTTAATCGAGGAATAACGCTATATCCGGAACGAGATGTGCTTGTTGATGGGGATCGGCGTTTTACGTGGAAGCAGTGGGGGGAACGGCAGCATCGGCTGGGAAATGCCTTGCTTGGCCTGGGGCTGAAGAAGGGCGACCGTGTCGGAGTGGTGCTAAAGAACTGTGCCGAGTGCTTTGATGCCTTTGCGGCGGGGGCGAAGACCGGGATCGTGGTGGTTCCGATCAACTATCGACTTAACCCTGACGCGATTTGCACCATCATTGCCGATGCGGAATGCCGGGCATTGCTGGTCCATACGGAGTTTGCTGCTACCGTCCAGGAGATGAGCGCGCGCTTGCCCGCATTGGAAGCCGTCATTGCAGTCGGGGGGGCGGTGGATGGCCTGTTGGATTACGAGTCTTTGCTGGCGAGTGCATCGTCAGCGGAGCCGCAAGCCGTGCATGCCGATGATGACCTGGCAGTCGTTATCTACACCACCGGCACGACGGGTGACCCCAAAGGCGCGATGGCGACGCGTCGTAGCATGATCATGCGGATGTGCTGCATCGCGATCGAGATGCAGTTCGGACCTGAGGATCGCTACCTGAATTCTTTACCAATATTTCACGTCGCGGGAATCATCGCATTAGGCGCACTATTCCGATGTGCGACAAATATTATCTTGAAGGACTTCATTCCGCTCGAATTCTGCCGTACGGTCCAGCAGGAAAAAGTCACCAAAGCCTTTTTGGCGCCTGCGGTTCTCAATGTTGTGCTCAATTTTGACAAGGTGAATGAGTACGACTTGAGCAGTCTGAGTCGTCTGCTCTACGGCGCCTCTCCTATGCCGCAGGAGGTTCTGAGGCGGACAATCAAGGTGCTCCCACACTGCGACATGATTCAGGCGTTTGGTGCGTCTGAATGCTTCACGATTGTCTTTCTGAGCCCCGGCGACCATCGGGAAGCATTAACGGGAGCGGGCCGTGTTGCAGGGCGGCTGAACTCGGCCGGGAGGCAGGCCAGTCTTTCAGAGGTAAGAGTTGTGCGCGATGACGGAACGAACGTCATCCCAGGCGAGGTAGGGGAAGTCATCGCCAGAAGTGGGCAAGTGATGGCAGGCTACCTGAACAAGCCAAAGGAGACTGCGGAGGCAATCCGCGATGGATGGTATTACACGCGGGATCTGGCGACAGTGGATGAGGATGGCTATATCTACATTGTCGATCGCAAGAGCCACATGATTATTACCGGTGGGGAAAACGTGTATCCGGCCCAAATCGAAAATGCGTTGTTCGACCATCCCAAGATTGCCAACGTTGCGGTCATTGGCGTACCGGACAGCAAATGGGGCGAAGTCGTCAAGGCCTTCATTGTGTGCAAGCCGGGCGAAAAGCTTACTGAGCGCGAAGTGATCGAGTTTTGTGCGCCGCGCATGGCCAGCTATGCCAAGCCTAAGTCAGTCGAGTTTCTTGACAGCTTGCCTGTGACTGCCACCGGCAAGCTTAACAAGCTTGAGCTGAAGAAAAAGTATTGGGCTGGATCGGCAAAAATGATCGGTTAG
- a CDS encoding phytoene desaturase family protein: protein MNTQNAYDVIVVGAGLGGLCVAALLAKMEGKKVLVLEKESGIGGRMHHFIGDDIKTKEDYLGPLGASTGWLVTSVPSLPKIIDDGLLAGYKFELGMHDIVNGTSSRVCHILEALGVPVEIVPLKACGFWSDGKLHSMTRGQLPWMDGDDYREMRAIISEMVKMPVDEIRKNHRISLAEYIAPKTQNPKVLEFFDILGAFTVGMNSAKQLSAGEFILVTRMPMLGGLHFADGTLGQMGGKGFMQIAHNLESIITAQGGEVRLGQHVENITVDFGTATGVRVRKEGGFEEFTAPTIVCNVPIKLAVKRELIPNAYLSKEFIEKVASFESSGAVTPIFGLKKSVIDIPGMLMTKIAIDDPAFPDGIMFGYEAHSLFIEGKAPKGKEIIECWVGLPTSELRELKRTGKLQLLCDSILDFMDKSHPGFKDSLEWALFPAFDFVTSVAPTPAQAWDGQLAPKSDDIEGLFFVGESVRNYGKFMDGVAYGALLCTNEITGKNYMHEILPPHQREI, encoded by the coding sequence ATGAATACTCAAAATGCGTACGATGTAATCGTTGTAGGTGCTGGTCTCGGGGGGCTTTGCGTTGCCGCCTTGCTTGCGAAGATGGAAGGAAAGAAGGTACTGGTCTTGGAGAAGGAGAGTGGTATCGGTGGAAGGATGCATCACTTCATCGGCGATGATATCAAGACTAAAGAGGACTATCTCGGCCCTCTGGGTGCTTCAACCGGGTGGCTTGTTACGAGCGTTCCCAGCCTTCCAAAAATTATCGATGATGGCCTTCTGGCCGGTTACAAATTCGAACTCGGAATGCACGACATAGTCAACGGTACAAGTTCTAGGGTCTGCCACATTCTTGAAGCGCTCGGAGTACCCGTCGAGATCGTTCCACTGAAGGCATGCGGGTTCTGGAGTGACGGTAAACTGCATTCGATGACGCGCGGGCAGCTGCCTTGGATGGATGGGGACGACTATAGGGAAATGCGCGCGATTATTAGTGAAATGGTAAAGATGCCGGTGGATGAAATTCGAAAAAACCACCGTATATCACTCGCGGAGTATATCGCACCGAAGACCCAGAATCCTAAAGTGCTTGAGTTCTTTGACATCTTGGGTGCATTTACAGTCGGCATGAACTCGGCAAAGCAACTCTCCGCAGGCGAGTTTATTCTGGTGACACGGATGCCGATGCTTGGCGGGCTGCATTTTGCGGATGGTACGCTTGGACAAATGGGCGGAAAAGGATTTATGCAGATTGCCCATAATCTAGAAAGTATCATTACTGCCCAGGGGGGGGAAGTTCGCCTGGGCCAACATGTCGAAAACATTACGGTCGACTTTGGTACAGCAACAGGTGTCCGTGTAAGGAAGGAAGGTGGCTTCGAGGAATTTACCGCACCCACTATCGTCTGTAACGTGCCAATTAAACTTGCGGTCAAGCGCGAGCTAATTCCAAACGCGTATTTGTCGAAAGAGTTTATTGAAAAGGTTGCTAGCTTTGAGTCGAGCGGTGCGGTGACGCCAATCTTTGGGTTAAAAAAATCAGTAATTGATATTCCCGGCATGTTAATGACAAAGATCGCAATTGACGATCCGGCCTTCCCAGACGGAATTATGTTCGGATATGAGGCGCACTCATTGTTCATTGAAGGTAAAGCACCGAAAGGCAAAGAAATCATCGAGTGCTGGGTGGGATTGCCGACTTCAGAATTGCGTGAATTAAAGAGAACCGGAAAACTACAGCTACTGTGCGACAGCATCCTCGACTTCATGGACAAGAGCCACCCGGGATTCAAGGACTCATTGGAGTGGGCATTGTTCCCCGCCTTCGATTTCGTTACTTCAGTGGCGCCTACCCCAGCGCAGGCGTGGGACGGCCAGCTCGCGCCGAAAAGTGACGACATTGAAGGACTGTTCTTTGTCGGTGAGTCGGTAAGAAATTATGGCAAGTTTATGGACGGTGTTGCCTATGGAGCGCTCCTTTGTACAAATGAAATCACCGGAAAGAATTATATGCACGAAATATTGCCGCCCCATCAAAGAGAAATTTAA
- a CDS encoding amidohydrolase family protein has protein sequence MTLKFKAIDCWVNTNLGAPEGDANYLFPGLAERWARGTTLSQLCDEMDAAGIEKAVLVSGYGTGDTLSWVKDAVNRFPERFAASHIIDPRQGMDAVRLVDSLVRNDGYRLIRMMALMTQKPYDDAIYFPIYSKCAELGVPVSVNVGFPGPRVPSKCQDPFALDEVCHFFPELKIIMAHGGEPWTDLCVKLMLKWPNLFYMTSAFAPKHIPAAIIRYLNTRGADRIMWASDYPVLTFERCMKEIAGLEIRDEETLAKFVAENARKLFFSA, from the coding sequence ATGACATTAAAGTTTAAGGCAATTGATTGCTGGGTAAATACTAATCTCGGTGCCCCGGAAGGTGATGCCAACTACTTATTTCCTGGACTCGCCGAGCGATGGGCCAGGGGCACCACGCTCTCTCAACTCTGCGATGAAATGGATGCTGCTGGTATTGAAAAGGCGGTTCTCGTTTCCGGGTATGGCACCGGGGATACGTTGTCGTGGGTAAAAGATGCAGTGAACCGGTTTCCAGAACGGTTTGCCGCCTCTCATATTATCGATCCTCGTCAAGGTATGGATGCGGTGCGACTTGTCGATAGTCTTGTTCGAAATGACGGTTATCGTTTGATCCGCATGATGGCGCTCATGACTCAAAAGCCCTACGATGATGCAATATATTTTCCGATCTATTCGAAGTGCGCTGAGCTAGGGGTTCCGGTCAGTGTGAATGTGGGGTTCCCAGGGCCGCGAGTCCCGAGCAAGTGCCAAGATCCCTTCGCCTTGGACGAGGTCTGCCACTTCTTCCCTGAGTTGAAAATAATCATGGCCCATGGTGGCGAACCATGGACAGATCTTTGCGTTAAGTTGATGCTTAAGTGGCCCAATCTTTTTTACATGACATCGGCATTTGCGCCCAAGCATATTCCTGCGGCTATCATTCGCTATCTCAATACCCGTGGCGCCGACCGGATTATGTGGGCAAGTGACTATCCAGTGCTCACCTTTGAGCGATGTATGAAGGAGATCGCCGGGTTGGAAATTCGCGACGAGGAAACGTTGGCCAAATTTGTTGCGGAAAATGCCCGCAAATTGTTCTTCTCTGCTTAG